Below is a window of Oryza brachyantha chromosome 10, ObraRS2, whole genome shotgun sequence DNA.
TGGTTGGCTAGCTTGGGGTTTTGCATGAAGAAGATAAGATGGCCAGTGCTAACGTTCTTCGGACTCTTCACTGAATCGCTGGTAAGGGCATTGTTTGGACATAATCCTGTTCTGTAATTCAGTAATGGGTAGGATTGTCTCCGAAAGATTGTCGCACAGATAATTCTGTACAATTTTGTCACACACATATGTAGACTTATCTAGTCTAGTTGTCTAATGATTTGCTATTATATTTCTTGTCCTTTgttggatgcaaaattttttgatatgaTCATGAATCTTTTTTAACTGTGCTACTATATGTTCGCACAAAAACACGCGATAGCACCAACCGAAATTAAAGTTAGTCGGCAAAACCTGCATATCCAGGcgttcttttttgtttgatgtaGTAATGCTGCAATGTAGTGCTAAATTTGATGGACAATTGTCTGTTTAGCTATGTTGATAACATTTTTCATCAAAACAAACACCTATAGAGACTGTCTGCCAACTGCCACATACTCCTCGAAGGCTCGTCTTTTTGCTATTTCATGGTCAACAACAACCAGCTCTCCGGCAGTCGTCGTTCCCAGAGAAGATTGCTTTGGCTTAACTCTTCATAGGTGCATGTTTCAGGCTTGCAGTTGATGTCTCTTCTCCTGTGATGGTTACAGGTCAAAAGCTATTTGTCATTTCTCTGGCTTATTCAGAAAGCACTCTTCCAACTACTGCGGCAGTCGCTGCTCCTACTACAAACAAAACTAGGGAAAAGGAAACAAGGATGCATCACATTATGTACCATGAATCCCATGATCCAAGCTGAAGCTCCATCGATCCCTACCGAAGCAGCAGCAACCTTGTAGCACACTTGCCCACCACTACCCTGATCACTGACAAAGTGAAATCGGCGCATGAAAGAACGAGACCACACAGGTAAGCACCCCCCCCCCTTTGACCGATCTTGCCTCAGCTAAATCTACGAAAAATGCAACATCAATCTCTCTTGGATCAAATCATCAAAAGACATGCTCTCTTCTTTcaagaaagaaagggaaagGAATCTGGCGATGGTCTCCTTTCCctttacttattttttcacCCTTTTCTAGAATAAAGGGAATGTTGGTTTTGAACGAGATGATCCCTAGGAAGGACTGTTTTGGAGGTAAAGAATATGCTGCTCACAGCAATGATATTTAGCAAGATGGAGTGTACTACTCCATGGAAACTGAAACATAAAGCAAAGTTCTTTAGGTTAGGTGTAGAGAGTAAGCCACAGCATCATGCCAATGAAATGAGTCATGCACAAGGTTACTGCTCCATTAAAAAACGAGCACTCCATAACCCTTTGCGTTGTAAGTACAATATTGACAGCTGGTTTGGATAAATCAGAAGAGTTTGTCCTGAAAATTTAGGGTTTGGCCCCGTTGAGTTCTTAGGCTTGTTTGGCATGTTACTAACTATTGAATTCCCGTAGAAGAGAATCTGTAGCCTTCTTATTTTAGTGCACGATATAAAACATACCTTAACAATCTTAGGCACCGTCTGATTctcatgagattttttttggattgtcTTAgattttgtgatagctatttaacgATACAAATGAATGAATTACCTACTACTACATAATCATTGAAAACTTCTAGAAAAGATATTCTAAGGAACttgtatatagaaaattttgtacatgTAACACAGCGATTGTGAGTTTAGAAAGCTTGCCGACAATAATTCAAAATCTAGAATGCGAATTGGATGTTACTCCACCACAGCTTCAACTCTATCActccttatttttttacttctgcttatacttataaaccaagatttaaatttttaccttaaacttagagttaattttatggttttttcaccgaagtttatttttcactcttgCCTTTTTAGATTACTgagaatatgcatataaaatctttatttataaattatttcttatttacaaatatgttgttgggCACCCTATCAATTTTTAGAACCACGGTAGTAAATAACTTGGGATCACTGTCACTTGGTGCTACTCCTTGTTAAACCTGTTTGGAACATGAGAACTGAACCATTTCAAGCGAAACCTGCTCCAAAACCCGATAGTGGAGTACCTGTATTGGTTCCTCACTAACGGTAATATAAGAATCGCAATCAAACAGCAAAATCTAAGGAGAAGCAGAGGAAGACATCAGCAGCACTGCAGCAGCTCTTCTCTTCCTCTGCAGCTCgcattctctctctcctctgcaAAGCCTGCAacgcctgctgctgctgcggtttctctctctagctcagctgctgcagctgcagtgctgctcctgctgctgctgcctcttcTGTCCCTTCCCCCAACCTCTTTTGTCCGTTGCATTGCACCTCCATTAATCCGAGCAGAGAAGGAGATGCATCCGTCACGCTCGCTGCACGCCAAGCCGCCAAGAAGCCACCACCACGCGCGCTCGCGCTCCCAgctgccgcccgccgccaACCAAGATTTCCAGTTCCAGTTTCAGCTTCTCCCCAAGGTGTTTCAGTTCCAcatggacggcggcggcggcggcggtgaagggcGGGTTGTGGATGCGGATCGCGGCGGGAAGTTGCCGGAGAAGAAGGTTCTTGCTCAGCTGGACCAGGTGAGGCTCAGCATTGCGTCTAGTGAGGACGAGGAGGGGGACGCAACGCCTAGGAGCTCCTTCTCCGGGGCGAGCCAcccgccggagccggtcgaCGAGATGGATACCGTGTTCGTTGCGGTGGATGGCCGGGACAAGCCGGCCAAGCCGGTGATCGTGTGGGACGCGTCCCCGACGCAGAGCGGCGCCGCGAGCCCGCACAGCAGCATCGAcagctccggcgccgcggccacgGTCACCAGCATCGCGCCCAGCTGCACCGTCACAAGCCTCAGCGCCAAGACCAGCGTCAGCAGCAGCGCGGccagcgacggcagcggctGGAGCCACAgcacggccggcgccggcgccggaacCGGCTCCGGCGGGAAGCCGCACAAGGGGGGCGACCCGAGGTGGAAAGCGATCCTCGCGGCGCGCGCCCGGGACGGCCCTCTCGCCATGGGCAACTTCcggctgctccgccgcctcggaTGCGGCGACATCGGGACGGTGTACCTGTCCGAGCtgagcaacggcggcggcgctggcgcggTGAGGCCGTGGTTCGCCATGAAGGTGATGGACAAGGCGTCGCTGGAGAGCCGCCGGAAGCTGAGCCGGGCGCAGACGGAGCGGGAGATCCTGCAGCTGCTCGACCACCCCTTCCTGCCCACCCTCTACTCCCACTTCGAGACGGAAAGGTTCGCCTGCCTCGTCATGGAGTTCTGCCCCGGCGGCGACCTCCACGCCCTCCGGCAGCGCCAGCCCGGCAAGCACTTCCCCGAGCACGCCGCGAGGTACTTCCAACTCGACCTTAATTCGATTCCTTGCTCTAAGCTGTTCATCTTGGTAGGATTAGCAAGCAAAATACACGATGTTTAGGTCTTGATTTCGTTCTCTCTTAGCCGACAAGTTCAGGTATGGCTGCTCAGAGTTCACTGCAGCAATGCTTCAGTATTGcagatttttcttctctgaGAAAAACAAAGATCAGCAAGACTGAATCTTGCCATAACAAAATAGCTTAGAATTTTCAGCATTTCAATTGGCATTAGTAGCATATTATTGCTACAGTGAATGGATTATGTTGTGACTTGTAAAGTGAGCCATTTTATTTGTCTGCCTCTTTTTTATGATATGGAGCAGGGTAGTAAAATCTAACAATGGTAGCTGACTAAACATCATGTCCCAGTGGCATTTTGTCATGATAAAGTTGATGGCATTTTCCCCAAAGACCCATTTGTGTTCGAATTAGGTATCTGTAACATAGACATCCTATCCAATCTGTCTACATTCttgttttaaaaacaaaaaacatccTGTCCAAGATTTGTGAtgtattatgtttataatcttCTTCATGACATTTGTTTGATACTTTGATCCACCAAACCTGTATTGGCTCAATTCCTAGCATCATATTCTTCTCTTCTGCTTAACTGAAGCATGATTCTTTTCCTGGGGGTTGCAGGTTCTACGCCGCGGAGGTGCTTCTTGCGCTGGAGTACCTCCACATGCTTGGAGTGGTGTACCGAGACCTCAAGCCGGAGAACGTCCTGGTCAGGGACGACGGCCACATCATGCTCTCCGACTTCGATCTCTCGCTCCGCTGCGCCGTCTCGCCGACGCTGGTCAAGTCATCCCTGAGCTCCGATCCCAAGAGGGCCAGTGCGCAGTCATGCGCCCAACCTGCTGCTTGCATCCAACCTACGTGCTTCATGCCCAAGCTGTTCGGCCAGAAGAGCAAGAGGTCCAAGAGCAGCCAGCCGAGGCAGAggcatcagcagcagctggcCTCGGCGTTGCCGGAGGTCGTCGTGGAGCCGACCGGCGCGCGGTCGATGTCGTTCGTGGGGACGCACGAGTACCTGGCGCCGGAGATCATCAAGGGGGAGGGCCACGGCAGCGCGGTGGACTGGTGGACGTTCGGCGTGTTCCTGCACGAGCTCATGTACGGCAAGACGCCGTTCAAGGGGCAGACGAACCGGGCGACGCTGTTCAACGTCGTCGGGCAGCAGCTCCGGTTCCCGGACTACCCGCCGACGAGCAACGCCGGCAGGGACCTGATCAGGGGCCTGCTGGCCAAGGAGCCGCAGGCCCGGCTCGGCGTgaagcgcggcgcggcggagatcAAGCAGCACCCCTTCTTCGAGGGCGTCAACTGGGCGCTCATCCGATGCAGCACTCCCCCCGGCGTGCCAAGGGCCGTCGAgcccatcgtcgtcgccgccccgccgtccaagccgccgccgccgccggtagtCGACACCGTGCAGATGACAATGCACAGCAACATCAacagcaacaacagcagcagcaacaggaTGATGGCAGGGCCGCCAGAGGTGGAGTCTGGAGGCAAATACCTGGACTTTGAGTTCTTCTAGCAAGGTGAATGCAAATCTGCCAATATTGCAGCCAGCACGTAGCTGAGTTGTTTTAGAGCAAAAAAAGATGAAGTTTTTAACCATACTTGTTGTAGTTTGAGTTGTAACTGTAGTCACTAGTCACTCCCATACTTTGCACACTTGGGAAAAATGACTTGTTCCTATCTAACCAGATGGTTGTGCTGCTGTATTTTCCTCATGTGGTCTGCTGCAATTCTGTCACAGATGAACTATAGTTACAGTAAATTCTCTGGTAGGCTAATGGAGTACCAAAAGTTTCCATGTAAAACATGTTAGCAACATGCATAATCACACAGTGGTTCTTGACATGATTCTGTACAAAAGTGTAATCTTTTACAAGAGCAAGGGTAGTTCATAGACAGGGGAAGTAATCTGGTGTCAAAATGTGAATGCCCAGAAACAGAAGAGGGCAAGAGATTGCCAAGAACACAAGAACTTAAAAGAGACACTTGAATCACTTGATAAGTCACAGTATTAGTAATACATCATCATTAGTTAGTGGAGTAGTAAGCACTAGATTAGGAGTAGATTATAGGACGAGGCTatgtgaggcggcggcggcggcgaggcctaCGCCGGCGGGAGGGTTGCGGTGGCGGGTGAGGGCGCGCAGCTGCGCGCGCTGGCACTCGAGGTTGGAGACGAGATCCACCCTCTCCTCGCGCGGCCGCACGCGCACCGCCCTCGGGAACTCCACGAACCCCTTGATCCCTCTCGCGATGTGCGGgttctcgccgccggcgacctctcGCCGGTGCAGCTGGCCGCTCGTCGCCTGGCTCTGGTGGTTCGTGGGGCTTGACTTGATCGACGTCGTCggactgctgctggtgctgctgaTCTTCTTgtcgtcggcggtggcggtggctacggctgcggctgcgtcgatcagctcggcggcggcgatctccCGCAGCACCTCCTCCATGGCGGCCTTGGCGTCGGCGAGCTTCATCTGGACGCGCTCCTCCCGCCACagctcggcgacgcggagcatCCGCCGCTCCTCGTCGATCTCCTCCAGCGCGCGCTCCACCTCCGCGCGCATCTCGCCGACCTCCCCCCGCATCCTCCTgcactccgcctccgccgccccgccccgccgcctctcctcctcgagCTCCACGGCGAGCACCTCGCTCAGCGCCTCCGCCttccgccgcatccgccgctcCACCTCCAGCTCCGCCCTCAGCTCCCTGAGCATCAGCTCCACCCCCGTCGCCGACGAACCCGACCCGACACCGCATTGATACCACTCGACCATGTCTTCCACTTCCAGCTCcattccgccgccgccgccgccgccgccgtcgtcgtcgagagAAACGATCATAGGAGGCCGAGACGAAGAGCGCGAGGCAACAAGTAGAGAAGCTAGGGCGCCATGATTGGGGCGCGGAGGCGAAGATTCCTGGGGCTTGTCTCCGCCATGGCCTCCACTGCtccacaccaccaccactttcACCTACGCCATCCGCCTTTTCCGAGCTCGGGATCCAATATTTTATCCGCCATGAGTGGCTCCATCCTCCACCGCGTGGCCGGCCGGGACGCCGGCCTTTGTGAGCTGTAAAAGCGACGAGCTAGCTACACCTAGCTCGGCGgccggacgacgacgacgaggagatgGTCACGTCGCCGATCACATGCGCGGATCCCGATCCCGATGCCGCCATGATGGCGGCTCATGCTCTCTGCTCCTGCTCGCTGTTGCTGTCGCGACGCCATGAATGAATGATCCCTGGAAGGAAAGCTTTGCGAGCTAAGGGCTCCTTGGAACCAATAAACTTTGTAGGAATTTTGAAggattagatttatatggagaAAAAACTTATATGGTCTTTTAGAACAGAGTAATTACTCTtctaaatttctttaaaatttcttaagaATGCctcaaaacatagaaattttaaaggatttttataataaagtccAATCTCTTggattttttcaaaatatctATCTCTTTTCGATTCGTGCATTTTTCCCGTCCTCCATTCAAACAGTTATCACGTAATTTTctcgtattttttaaatcaatagaATTTGGGTTCATATTGCActtcaattctttttttttctattcctcatGTTGTGCAAGTGAGCCCTGAGCATTGAAGCATGCATTATTAATTTGGATAGTTGAATATATGTAACGTTAACGTACTAACGTACGTACGCCATGATCGAATTGATTTTGTGTGTTTGCTGCTGGATCGATCTGTTCGTGTTCATGCTTATGGATCGATATGATTGTCAGGATCATGCAATGCAACCAACGGCTTCACGTACACCGGAAGTAGTAATAGCGTCACTGACGCTTTTGCAACGGACACTCCATTGCCATGATGCCAATCAATGCTGCTGCCTGCACGCTGTGCCGTGCAGTGCATTGCATTTTTACGGGCCTTACTGGGCCGGAGGGGAATGGCTGTGGCGTATGGCGGGCCCAACTCAGTTACCGGTTTGGGTCAGATGGGCTGTCCTATTTATTATGAGATCTTTTGGGTGGGCCATTTTGCTTCCGTTGGATCGTTATGTATTTTAGGCCATCTAGCACTTTGCTTTGTTGAACGTATTTGAGTGTGATGGTTGGGGTGAAAACTTCGCTCGGTTTTCGTAATCTGCACGCTGAACCGTTAAAcggtattttaaaaaaatatagttacttTAGAAAATcctattaatccatttttaaatttatattcccTTTGAACAGAATTAATTGACGTTTAGACCGAGCAAAtacgaaaaaaataagttaaaatacTTTTCCGAATAGTCAAATAAACCTGACTAGAGCGAGTAATAACTCATGCTTAAGCCACTAGTTGTGGGATGTACATTAATGGTGCCCTAAACTTacatcttttatcttcttctTTACTCACCTTCAAATTCAGCCGTGTTTTGGTACGCCATCGTTTGAGACGGGAGGTTGATGTTCCATACTTCCAATTAAGAGGGCCAGGACCACACAACCAACGTCTTcatggcgccgccgtgccAGCGAGGGAGGCTCTCCGcccctcccctcgccgccggcgacgacctcaCTCGCTGGTACGTTACCGCCTATGGCACGTAGATGCAGATAACTGTTGCTACGTATTTGGATCCAAGCAGCCTCATCGTTTCGCCCGTATCAAGCGTAAGCGAAACCACTTATTAgcggttaaaaaataatttatagataatatttttatgtatctgtttttagctatataaaaaaaggctataacataaaatataaCGAAAAccttctaaaattaaatctaaatttaagttgtaaaatttaaattttggcttagaaTTATAGGcgtaagcgaaaagatgaggggcTAAATATAAAGTATTTCATAGAACAGTACGCAATGAAGTGTGTTTACTTTCTGCTATTTGGACCCTGCTAGTTATGATTCATGAAAACAAATTTGTGGAGGcagattttataattagaattTTGAACATCGATATCTCTTTAAATATTTCAATTAGATGTATGAGCTTTGTCTAAAAAATGTGCTGTCATGATGCTATAGAATTATCTCTCTTTCTCAAATGCTTTGCAACCAACCATAATTAACGATCAAACCTGCATTTTGGAGTCCTTGCAGATATTGCTCACAGAAATGAGTGAGCATGCATCATCACTCATGACATGCACATGATCATAGCCCATAGGCATAGAGCCCATTACAAGTCACAGCACATCATTAGCAACTGTTCTGTGTACTACAACATCATCATACAATGCATGACTAgagttctttgttttttttaactttgcctGCCTGCCACTACCATGTCTTCTTATCCCCTCTCATTGTAAGAATAGAAGCTCACACTTTAGGTGCCATGGCATTGTCTGGTCCATAACACCCAATTTAACACCTACACTTGCAAAAGGCTCATCTACATGCCATACCAGACACGTTTCTTTATTAGCAGATTCTCTATCCAGCATGAGAGGGTGTTTGGACCCTTCTTGCATGCCCCTAGCCCACAAATCATCTTCCCAACTTGGGGCATGAAAACAGCAACAGGGGACCCAACCAAAACCAACCCCAAGGAAAGGCAATGTGGCACATATTGATGCCATGCCCTCAAATGTTCTTCTCCATCCTTGAAGACATCACATCCAACAATTGTTATGTGGCAGTATCATGCATGCCCTGGAGATGAATGGCTCAACCACTTTTTCATGCCCTTTCActagagagaaagaggagtAGTTGCCCTTTGCAAACCAACACC
It encodes the following:
- the LOC102721962 gene encoding serine/threonine-protein kinase D6PK-like isoform X2, producing MDGGGGGGEGRVVDADRGGKLPEKKVLAQLDQVRLSIASSEDEEGDATPRSSFSGASHPPEPVDEMDTVFVAVDGRDKPAKPVIVWDASPTQSGAASPHSSIDSSGAAATVTSIAPSCTVTSLSAKTSVSSSAASDGSGWSHSTAGAGAGTGSGGKPHKGGDPRWKAILAARARDGPLAMGNFRLLRRLGCGDIGTVYLSELSNGGGAGAVRPWFAMKVMDKASLESRRKLSRAQTEREILQLLDHPFLPTLYSHFETERFACLVMEFCPGGDLHALRQRQPGKHFPEHAARFYAAEVLLALEYLHMLGVVYRDLKPENVLVRDDGHIMLSDFDLSLRCAVSPTLVKSSLSSDPKRASAQSCAQPAACIQPTCFMPKLFGQKSKRSKSSQPRQRHQQQLASALPEVVVEPTGARSMSFVGTHEYLAPEIIKGEGHGSAVDWWTFGVFLHELMYGKTPFKGQTNRATLFNVVGQQLRFPDYPPTSNAGRDLIRGLLAKEPQARLGVKRGAAEIKQHPFFEGVNWALIRCSTPPGVPRAVEPIVVAAPPSKPPPPPVVDTVQMTMHSNINSNNSSSNRMMAGPPEVESGGKYLDFEFF
- the LOC102721962 gene encoding serine/threonine-protein kinase D6PK-like isoform X1; amino-acid sequence: MHPSRSLHAKPPRSHHHARSRSQLPPAANQDFQFQFQLLPKVFQFHMDGGGGGGEGRVVDADRGGKLPEKKVLAQLDQVRLSIASSEDEEGDATPRSSFSGASHPPEPVDEMDTVFVAVDGRDKPAKPVIVWDASPTQSGAASPHSSIDSSGAAATVTSIAPSCTVTSLSAKTSVSSSAASDGSGWSHSTAGAGAGTGSGGKPHKGGDPRWKAILAARARDGPLAMGNFRLLRRLGCGDIGTVYLSELSNGGGAGAVRPWFAMKVMDKASLESRRKLSRAQTEREILQLLDHPFLPTLYSHFETERFACLVMEFCPGGDLHALRQRQPGKHFPEHAARFYAAEVLLALEYLHMLGVVYRDLKPENVLVRDDGHIMLSDFDLSLRCAVSPTLVKSSLSSDPKRASAQSCAQPAACIQPTCFMPKLFGQKSKRSKSSQPRQRHQQQLASALPEVVVEPTGARSMSFVGTHEYLAPEIIKGEGHGSAVDWWTFGVFLHELMYGKTPFKGQTNRATLFNVVGQQLRFPDYPPTSNAGRDLIRGLLAKEPQARLGVKRGAAEIKQHPFFEGVNWALIRCSTPPGVPRAVEPIVVAAPPSKPPPPPVVDTVQMTMHSNINSNNSSSNRMMAGPPEVESGGKYLDFEFF
- the LOC107305192 gene encoding protein BRANCHLESS TRICHOME, producing MIVSLDDDGGGGGGGGMELEVEDMVEWYQCGVGSGSSATGVELMLRELRAELEVERRMRRKAEALSEVLAVELEEERRRGGAAEAECRRMRGEVGEMRAEVERALEEIDEERRMLRVAELWREERVQMKLADAKAAMEEVLREIAAAELIDAAAAVATATADDKKISSTSSSPTTSIKSSPTNHQSQATSGQLHRREVAGGENPHIARGIKGFVEFPRAVRVRPREERVDLVSNLECQRAQLRALTRHRNPPAGVGLAAAAASHSLVL